Proteins encoded in a region of the Bacillus methanolicus genome:
- a CDS encoding aldehyde dehydrogenase family protein: MKQYLELNKSFINGEWVEGLSTKSIDILNPYDDSVITTVKLATTEQTKEAFEAAQQAQKKWAKSSAEERKAVIQKTIEYLKENKESILEALVVETGSSYIKAEMEYLVSLDELVEAEKMTEEIYTYKELPSPIEGKTNRIYRLPLGVISSISPFNFPLFISMRTIAPAIALGNAVVHKPDLKTALTGGSIIAAAFEYAGLPKGVLNVVLTNSREIGDEMLTNPHAKMVSFTGSTEAGKRVGAVAGGALKRVALELGGNGPFVVLSDADVDRAVEAAIFGKFLHQGQICIIANRFIVHKDVYDEFVQKFVERAKEVPYGDPRNRENVIGPIIDQRQLEKALKIIEDAKADGIKVALEGKRVGNILTPTVFVDVDNDSKLAQTEVFSPIAMMIKAETDEQAIEMANRTEYGLSSAVFTSDLEKGTKLALEIDSGMTHVNDQSVNLQANMPFGGTKESGLGRFGNPWIVEEFTVTKWVSVQQQYRKFPF; this comes from the coding sequence ATGAAACAATATCTTGAACTAAACAAAAGTTTTATTAATGGTGAATGGGTTGAAGGATTAAGTACGAAATCCATTGATATTTTAAATCCTTATGATGATTCTGTTATTACGACAGTAAAATTAGCCACAACAGAACAAACAAAGGAAGCTTTTGAAGCGGCGCAACAAGCACAGAAAAAATGGGCGAAATCTTCTGCAGAGGAAAGAAAAGCGGTCATCCAGAAAACAATAGAGTATCTTAAAGAGAATAAAGAATCAATTTTAGAGGCCCTTGTAGTAGAAACAGGCAGCTCATATATAAAAGCGGAAATGGAATATCTAGTTTCGTTAGATGAATTAGTAGAAGCGGAAAAAATGACAGAAGAGATTTATACGTATAAAGAACTTCCTTCTCCTATCGAAGGAAAAACGAATCGAATTTATCGATTACCGCTGGGAGTTATTTCATCGATTTCTCCATTTAATTTCCCGTTATTTATATCGATGAGAACCATTGCTCCTGCGATTGCATTAGGGAATGCTGTCGTTCATAAACCGGATTTGAAAACTGCCTTAACCGGAGGCTCGATTATTGCAGCAGCGTTTGAATATGCCGGATTGCCAAAAGGTGTACTTAATGTGGTTTTAACGAATTCGAGAGAAATCGGAGATGAAATGTTAACAAATCCTCATGCTAAGATGGTCAGCTTTACCGGATCCACAGAGGCAGGAAAGCGTGTCGGAGCTGTTGCCGGTGGAGCTTTAAAACGGGTGGCATTGGAATTAGGCGGAAATGGCCCGTTTGTCGTGTTGAGCGATGCTGATGTAGATCGCGCAGTGGAGGCAGCAATATTTGGGAAGTTTTTACACCAAGGCCAAATTTGTATAATTGCAAATCGATTCATTGTTCATAAAGATGTGTATGATGAATTTGTACAGAAATTTGTGGAACGAGCCAAAGAGGTACCGTATGGAGATCCACGCAATCGTGAAAATGTGATTGGACCGATTATTGACCAACGCCAGTTAGAAAAAGCATTAAAAATAATTGAAGATGCAAAAGCAGATGGAATTAAGGTAGCATTGGAAGGAAAACGAGTTGGAAATATCTTAACTCCAACTGTATTTGTAGATGTAGATAATGATAGTAAGTTGGCTCAAACGGAAGTGTTTTCACCGATTGCAATGATGATAAAAGCGGAAACAGATGAACAAGCGATTGAAATGGCGAATAGAACCGAATATGGCTTAAGTTCGGCTGTATTTACATCTGATCTTGAAAAAGGAACAAAACTAGCTTTAGAGATTGATAGCGGAATGACGCATGTAAATGACCAATCGGTTAACCTTCAAGCGAATATGCCATTTGGAGGAACAAAAGAAAGTGGATTAGGCCGTTTCGGAAATCCATGGATTGTAGAAGAATTTACAGTGACAAAATGGGTTTCAGTCCAACAACAATACCGAAAATTTCCGTTTTAA
- the tyrS gene encoding tyrosine--tRNA ligase → MNLLEDLQWRGIIYQQTDEEGIKEILNKEKISLYCGIDPTADSMHIGHLLPFLTLRRFQNEGHRPIVLVGGATGLIGDPSGKSEERKLQTIEAIRHNVEALQKQLRRIFDFEGESGAILVNNYDWIGSMDVVTFLRDYGKHVGVNYMLAKDTIASRLETGISFTEFTYTILQAMDFLHLYEHHNCKMQIGGSDQWGNITTGLELIRKMQPEGAKAYGLTIPLVTKADGTKFGKTESGAVWLDPEKTSPYEFYQFWINTADADVVKYLKYFTFLSREEIEELEKSVQEEPHLRKAQKALAEEMTRLIHGEEALQQAIKISEALFSGDVKNLSAAEIKQGFKDVPSYEHTSGEEIGIIDLLVAAKISPSKRQAREDVSNGAIYVNGERITDVGYVLGDQDRIEGQFTIIRRGKKKYFLIKY, encoded by the coding sequence ATGAATTTACTGGAAGATTTGCAATGGAGAGGAATCATTTATCAGCAAACCGATGAAGAAGGAATTAAAGAAATCTTAAATAAAGAGAAAATTTCATTATATTGCGGTATTGACCCGACTGCAGACAGTATGCATATCGGGCATCTGCTGCCGTTTTTGACGCTGCGGCGTTTTCAAAATGAAGGACACCGCCCGATTGTACTTGTCGGGGGGGCAACAGGACTAATCGGCGATCCAAGCGGAAAGAGCGAGGAGAGAAAGCTGCAAACGATTGAAGCAATCCGGCATAATGTGGAAGCACTCCAAAAACAGCTTCGAAGAATCTTTGATTTTGAGGGCGAATCCGGAGCGATCCTTGTAAATAACTATGATTGGATCGGTTCAATGGATGTTGTCACATTCCTTCGTGACTACGGAAAACATGTGGGCGTTAATTACATGTTGGCAAAAGACACAATTGCTTCCCGCCTTGAAACAGGCATTTCTTTTACAGAATTTACGTATACGATTTTACAGGCGATGGACTTTTTGCATTTGTATGAACACCATAATTGTAAAATGCAAATTGGCGGAAGTGACCAGTGGGGCAATATTACGACAGGACTTGAACTTATCCGAAAAATGCAACCGGAAGGTGCGAAAGCATATGGTTTAACTATCCCGCTTGTTACAAAAGCAGACGGAACAAAGTTCGGAAAAACGGAAAGTGGAGCAGTATGGCTTGATCCGGAGAAAACATCTCCTTATGAGTTCTATCAATTCTGGATTAATACAGCTGATGCAGATGTTGTAAAATACTTGAAATACTTTACGTTCCTTTCCCGTGAAGAAATTGAGGAGCTTGAAAAATCTGTACAGGAAGAGCCTCATTTACGCAAAGCCCAAAAAGCGCTTGCAGAAGAGATGACACGTCTGATTCACGGAGAAGAAGCGCTGCAGCAAGCAATAAAGATTTCCGAAGCGCTGTTTAGCGGCGACGTGAAAAATTTATCTGCGGCAGAAATTAAGCAGGGCTTTAAAGATGTGCCATCATATGAGCATACTTCAGGTGAAGAAATTGGAATTATTGATTTGCTTGTGGCCGCAAAAATCTCCCCTTCAAAACGCCAGGCCCGTGAAGATGTCTCAAATGGAGCAATTTATGTAAATGGTGAGCGAATTACTGATGTGGGTTATGTACTTGGAGATCAAGATCGGATAGAAGGGCAATTTACGATTATCCGTCGTGGCAAAAAGAAGTATTTCCTTATTAAATATTAA
- a CDS encoding transglycosylase domain-containing protein, protein MNDKQIWKERFRSWLSLLSNKRTIKGARITYQVAWNLFLIFLIVIVLGSAFAGGVGAGYFASLVKDEPIRSYENLKKDIYSYEETSELYFANNVYLGKLRSDIDREEAKLDEVSEHLINAIIATEDEYFYEHDGVVPKAIIRAILQEVTNSPTQTGGSTLTQQLIKNQILTNEISFERKAKEILLALRLEKFFDKKEILEAYLNVATFGRNSSGRNIAGVQAAAKGIFGINAKDLNLPQAAFIAGLPQSPFAYTPFTNKGEIKENLEPGLTRMKTVLKRMYDSGKINQKQYEEALAYDITKDFAPYIPSPQEKYPWLTIEIEKRSVEILAKILAKKDGYEEKDLESDQKLREEYMAIADRDLRQNGYEIHTTIDKKIYDAMQTVKDHYPYYGPDKPQEITDPATEEKKTIMEPVEVGAILIENKTGKIISFVGGRDYKREQLNHATSAVRQNGSTMKPLLVYAPAFELGKAAPGTILPDVPLYLAPGLNRPWPMNYDLRYSGLVSARHALAKSYNVPAVKLYKDIIGHRPADYLKKMGFTSLIEKDYTNLATAIGSLENGVTVEENTNAFATFANGGKFIDAYLIDKIVDKNGNVIYQHEVKPVEVFSPQTAYLTLDMMRDVITSGTAASLNSRLKFRSDWAGKTGTGHEYHDAWFVATNPNVTFGIWTGYDTPKSLKSGGLSYSLRNLYLWADLINAAYDINPKLVNPDEQFKMPGGIVRRSFCATSGLSPSDACVRAGLVETDLFNAKYVPTKVDDSLIEGKFVRVGDKKYLALDSTPAEFAESGLILNPDYIEKIFGIKADPQQLIPNKDRWSKILVPQDRLADNGRKPGALNIKNSGNTIVWSKHQDYDVIGYRVYKNGAKIASIKAGSSLSFNAAVGSYYVTAVDIAGNESPPSNIIEIGKKPEASPEVPAEGKDPGKGDGGSTGGNGQTPPGNRNGGSTGEAPSSENVNIGTGQ, encoded by the coding sequence ATGAATGATAAGCAAATTTGGAAGGAACGATTTAGATCGTGGCTTAGTCTTCTTTCAAATAAAAGAACGATTAAAGGAGCACGAATCACTTATCAGGTTGCATGGAATTTATTTCTTATTTTTTTAATTGTGATTGTGCTTGGAAGTGCATTTGCCGGCGGAGTCGGTGCCGGCTATTTCGCTTCTCTAGTAAAGGATGAGCCTATCCGCTCTTACGAGAACTTGAAAAAGGATATATATAGCTACGAAGAAACTTCGGAGCTTTATTTTGCCAATAATGTCTATTTAGGCAAGCTGCGGAGTGACATTGATCGTGAAGAAGCAAAGCTTGACGAGGTTTCCGAACATTTAATTAATGCGATCATAGCAACCGAAGACGAATACTTCTACGAACATGACGGCGTTGTTCCGAAAGCAATCATTCGCGCAATTTTGCAGGAAGTGACCAATTCACCAACGCAAACAGGCGGAAGCACACTGACGCAGCAGTTAATAAAAAACCAAATTTTAACAAATGAAATTTCGTTTGAACGGAAAGCAAAAGAAATATTATTGGCGCTCCGGTTGGAGAAATTTTTCGATAAAAAGGAAATTTTGGAAGCGTATTTAAATGTTGCAACGTTTGGCCGCAATTCTTCGGGAAGAAATATTGCCGGCGTCCAAGCAGCAGCCAAAGGTATTTTTGGTATTAATGCAAAGGATTTAAACCTGCCCCAGGCTGCTTTTATAGCAGGACTTCCCCAGAGCCCGTTTGCATACACCCCTTTCACGAATAAGGGGGAAATAAAAGAAAACCTTGAACCGGGCTTAACAAGGATGAAAACGGTTTTAAAAAGGATGTATGATAGCGGGAAAATCAATCAGAAGCAATACGAAGAAGCCCTTGCCTATGATATTACGAAAGATTTTGCTCCATACATTCCAAGCCCTCAGGAAAAATACCCGTGGCTGACGATTGAAATTGAAAAGCGGTCCGTAGAAATTTTGGCAAAGATTTTAGCGAAAAAAGACGGATATGAAGAAAAGGATCTTGAATCTGATCAAAAATTGCGGGAAGAATATATGGCGATTGCCGACCGGGATCTTCGCCAAAACGGATACGAGATTCATACGACAATCGATAAGAAAATCTATGACGCAATGCAAACAGTAAAAGATCATTATCCTTATTACGGCCCTGATAAACCTCAAGAAATAACCGATCCTGCAACTGAGGAAAAAAAGACGATCATGGAGCCTGTAGAAGTCGGAGCCATTCTAATTGAAAACAAAACAGGCAAAATTATCAGTTTTGTCGGCGGCCGAGATTATAAGCGGGAACAGTTAAACCATGCAACAAGTGCTGTCCGTCAAAATGGATCTACAATGAAGCCCCTTCTCGTTTATGCACCGGCTTTTGAACTTGGAAAAGCTGCTCCAGGTACGATTTTGCCTGACGTTCCTTTATATCTTGCTCCAGGATTGAACCGGCCTTGGCCAATGAACTACGATCTCCGCTACAGCGGCTTAGTATCAGCAAGGCACGCTCTGGCAAAATCATATAATGTTCCTGCTGTTAAATTGTACAAAGATATTATCGGGCATAGACCTGCTGATTATTTAAAAAAGATGGGCTTTACATCGTTAATTGAAAAGGATTATACAAACCTGGCAACTGCAATCGGTTCATTGGAAAACGGGGTAACGGTTGAAGAAAATACAAATGCTTTTGCAACATTTGCAAATGGCGGAAAATTCATCGATGCCTATTTGATTGATAAAATTGTTGATAAAAACGGAAATGTCATTTACCAGCATGAAGTGAAACCGGTAGAAGTTTTCAGCCCGCAAACCGCTTATTTAACACTTGATATGATGAGAGACGTCATTACAAGCGGTACTGCAGCTTCCTTAAACAGCAGATTAAAATTCAGGTCCGATTGGGCAGGAAAGACTGGAACAGGGCACGAATACCATGATGCTTGGTTTGTCGCAACCAATCCAAACGTAACTTTTGGAATTTGGACCGGTTATGATACGCCGAAATCATTAAAAAGCGGCGGTTTAAGCTACAGCTTAAGGAACTTATATTTATGGGCCGATTTAATAAATGCTGCTTATGATATAAATCCTAAGCTTGTGAACCCGGATGAACAATTCAAGATGCCGGGCGGTATTGTAAGACGGTCCTTCTGTGCAACATCCGGTTTATCGCCTTCCGATGCTTGTGTTAGAGCAGGCCTCGTGGAAACAGATTTATTTAATGCCAAATATGTGCCGACAAAAGTTGATGATAGTTTAATAGAAGGCAAATTTGTCCGTGTAGGCGATAAAAAATATTTAGCTTTGGATTCAACTCCTGCCGAATTTGCTGAATCAGGATTAATCCTGAATCCTGATTACATTGAGAAAATATTCGGTATAAAGGCTGATCCACAACAGCTTATTCCAAATAAAGACCGTTGGTCAAAAATTTTAGTTCCTCAAGATAGGCTTGCAGATAACGGACGGAAACCTGGAGCCTTAAATATAAAAAATTCAGGCAACACGATTGTATGGTCAAAACATCAGGATTATGATGTCATCGGCTACCGTGTCTATAAAAATGGGGCAAAAATTGCAAGCATAAAAGCCGGCTCTTCTTTATCCTTTAACGCAGCTGTTGGCAGTTATTATGTGACAGCAGTTGATATAGCCGGAAATGAATCTCCTCCTTCCAACATCATTGAAATCGGAAAAAAACCTGAAGCAAGTCCTGAAGTTCCCGCTGAAGGGAAAGATCCCGGTAAAGGAGATGGCGGTTCTACCGGCGGAAATGGCCAAACCCCACCTGGAAATAGAAACGGCGGCAGTACAGGTGAAGCCCCTTCAAGTGAAAACGTGAATATCGGAACAGGTCAATAG
- the acsA gene encoding acetate--CoA ligase: protein MKVETLPVIKGTHNLENYEEMYERFDWKETEKHFTWYETGRVNMAYEAIDRHAESFRKNKIALYYRDGSRNEKYTFKEMKEYSNKAGNILKTYGDVEKGDRVFIFMPRSPELYFALLGAIKIGAIVGPLFEAFMEGAVRDRLEDSGAKVLVTTPELLGRVPVNELPELKTIFLVGNNIEEQGPYIDFNKRLAEASKQLDIEWVDRTDGLILHYTSGSTGKPKGVLHVHNAMLQQYQTAKWVLDLKEEDTYWCTADPGWVTGTSYGIFGPWLTGASNVVIGGRFNPETWYKMIEEFGVTVWYSAPTAFRMLMGAGDEIVKKFDLSSLRHILSVGEPLNPEVIRWGMKVFNLRIHDTWWMTETGAHLICNYPCMEIKPGSMGKPIPGVKAAIVDDQGNELPPYRMGNLAIKKGWPSMMYAIWNNPQKYESYFLPGDWYISGDSAYMDEDGYFWFQGRVDDVIMTSGERVGPFEVESKLVEHPAIAEAGVIGIPDPVRGEIIKAFVALRDGYEATEELKEDIRQFVKTGLAAHASPREIEFRDKLPKTRSGKIMRRVLKAWELNLPTGDLSTMED from the coding sequence ATGAAAGTCGAAACGCTGCCAGTGATAAAGGGGACCCATAATTTAGAAAATTATGAAGAAATGTATGAGCGGTTTGATTGGAAGGAAACTGAGAAACACTTTACATGGTATGAAACCGGTCGGGTGAATATGGCTTATGAAGCGATAGACCGCCATGCAGAATCTTTTAGAAAAAATAAGATTGCTCTTTATTACCGGGACGGTTCCCGCAATGAGAAATATACGTTTAAAGAAATGAAAGAATACTCAAATAAAGCAGGCAACATCCTTAAAACTTATGGCGATGTTGAAAAAGGCGACAGGGTGTTTATTTTTATGCCTCGTTCTCCTGAACTCTATTTTGCACTCCTTGGCGCTATTAAAATTGGAGCTATCGTCGGACCGCTTTTTGAAGCTTTCATGGAAGGTGCAGTCCGCGACCGCCTGGAAGACAGCGGAGCAAAAGTTCTTGTGACAACTCCTGAACTTCTTGGAAGAGTTCCTGTGAATGAACTTCCAGAACTAAAAACTATTTTCCTTGTCGGCAATAACATTGAAGAGCAGGGGCCATATATTGATTTTAATAAAAGGCTTGCCGAAGCAAGCAAACAATTGGATATTGAATGGGTCGACCGGACAGACGGGCTGATTCTCCACTATACTTCAGGTTCAACCGGGAAGCCAAAAGGCGTGTTGCATGTCCATAATGCAATGCTTCAACAATATCAAACTGCAAAGTGGGTTCTTGATTTAAAAGAGGAGGATACTTATTGGTGTACTGCTGATCCTGGCTGGGTAACGGGAACTTCATACGGTATATTCGGCCCTTGGCTTACAGGCGCATCAAATGTGGTTATCGGCGGCCGCTTTAACCCTGAAACGTGGTATAAAATGATTGAAGAATTTGGAGTGACTGTCTGGTACAGTGCACCGACTGCATTTAGAATGTTGATGGGTGCCGGCGATGAAATCGTTAAGAAGTTCGATTTGAGCAGTCTCCGCCACATTTTGAGCGTTGGCGAGCCTCTTAATCCTGAAGTAATAAGATGGGGGATGAAAGTATTTAATCTTCGTATTCATGATACATGGTGGATGACAGAAACCGGTGCGCATCTGATTTGTAATTATCCATGCATGGAGATAAAGCCGGGATCGATGGGGAAACCAATTCCTGGCGTTAAAGCTGCGATTGTTGATGATCAAGGCAATGAATTGCCTCCGTACCGGATGGGAAATCTGGCAATTAAAAAAGGCTGGCCTTCCATGATGTATGCCATCTGGAATAATCCGCAAAAATATGAATCTTACTTTTTACCGGGAGACTGGTATATTTCCGGTGACTCTGCTTATATGGATGAAGACGGCTATTTCTGGTTCCAAGGCCGTGTCGATGATGTCATTATGACATCCGGTGAACGTGTTGGCCCATTCGAAGTGGAAAGCAAGCTTGTTGAACATCCGGCTATTGCCGAAGCAGGGGTAATCGGCATACCGGATCCTGTTCGCGGTGAAATTATAAAGGCGTTCGTTGCCTTGCGGGATGGGTATGAAGCAACCGAAGAGCTGAAAGAGGATATCCGCCAATTTGTTAAAACTGGTCTGGCTGCACACGCTTCTCCAAGAGAAATTGAATTCCGCGATAAACTTCCAAAGACCCGAAGCGGAAAAATCATGCGCCGTGTCCTCAAAGCATGGGAGCTTAACTTGCCAACAGGAGATTTATCAACGATGGAAGATTAA
- a CDS encoding GNAT family N-acetyltransferase — MKHKKTYNALELKTPHGDLIIEGPITPEKLADYEFHKDLVAFRPPQQQHKALIEIAGLPEGRIIIARHRQTIVGYVTYLYPDPLERWSEGNLDNLIELGAIEVIPKFRGYSVGKNLLRVSMMDDAMEDYIIITTEYYWHWDLKGTGLNVWEYRKVMEKMMNAGGLQYYATDDPEICSHPANCLMAKIGSRVNFESIQKFDRLRFKNRFIY; from the coding sequence ATGAAACATAAAAAAACTTATAACGCTTTGGAACTGAAAACTCCTCATGGCGACTTAATCATAGAGGGCCCAATTACTCCTGAAAAACTGGCGGACTATGAATTTCATAAAGACCTTGTTGCTTTTCGGCCACCTCAACAGCAGCATAAAGCTTTAATAGAAATTGCCGGACTGCCCGAAGGAAGAATTATTATTGCAAGGCACAGGCAAACAATTGTCGGATATGTAACCTATTTATACCCCGACCCGTTAGAAAGATGGTCGGAAGGAAATTTGGACAATCTGATCGAGCTCGGAGCAATTGAGGTAATCCCAAAGTTCAGAGGATATTCTGTCGGAAAAAATCTTTTAAGAGTTTCTATGATGGATGATGCAATGGAAGATTATATTATTATAACAACTGAATATTATTGGCACTGGGATTTAAAAGGAACAGGATTGAATGTCTGGGAATACAGAAAGGTCATGGAAAAAATGATGAATGCCGGCGGCCTGCAATATTATGCGACCGACGATCCTGAAATTTGCTCCCATCCTGCAAATTGTTTAATGGCTAAAATCGGAAGCCGGGTGAATTTTGAATCCATTCAAAAATTTGACCGGCTGCGCTTTAAGAATCGATTTATTTATTAA
- a CDS encoding acetoin utilization AcuB family protein, translating to MLVEEIMKTNVVTLFPDNTIADAISLMREKKIRHLPIVNQQNQLVGLVTDRDIKEAAPSILEEAERKDIMEKPLESIMKTDIITGHPLDFVEEVAALFYEHKIGCLPIMKDNRLVGIITETDLFHTLVELTGAHQPGSLIEVKVPNKEGMLWKIANVIHSHNTNIQSVLVYPDKKEEGYKILVIRVQTMNPINIINDLKKEGLRVLWPNFPGIKS from the coding sequence ATGCTAGTTGAAGAAATTATGAAAACAAATGTGGTAACATTATTTCCTGATAACACAATTGCGGATGCTATTTCGCTTATGCGTGAAAAGAAAATCCGTCATCTTCCCATCGTTAATCAGCAAAATCAATTAGTCGGTTTAGTTACTGATAGGGATATTAAAGAAGCTGCTCCATCAATATTGGAAGAAGCAGAGCGGAAAGATATAATGGAAAAACCATTGGAAAGTATCATGAAAACAGATATCATCACCGGTCATCCTCTCGATTTCGTTGAAGAAGTCGCTGCCCTGTTTTATGAACATAAAATCGGATGCCTGCCCATAATGAAAGACAACAGGCTTGTAGGTATTATTACGGAAACAGATCTGTTTCACACTCTTGTGGAATTAACAGGGGCCCATCAGCCTGGCTCGCTAATCGAAGTAAAGGTTCCAAACAAAGAAGGGATGCTTTGGAAAATTGCCAATGTCATACACAGCCATAACACTAACATCCAGAGCGTTCTTGTTTATCCTGATAAAAAAGAAGAAGGATACAAAATTTTGGTTATAAGGGTGCAAACAATGAATCCTATCAATATCATTAACGATCTCAAAAAAGAAGGCCTCCGGGTATTATGGCCTAACTTTCCGGGGATCAAATCATGA
- a CDS encoding acetoin utilization protein AcuC: MRDNAVFVYSEDLLNYKFSNHHPFNQFRLKLTLDLLIKLNAIDEKQIVRPRSATEEELHLFHSPEYVDAVKKAGKGLLDKNIAENYGLGTEDTPIFPNMHEASSLLVGGTLTAVDYVMEGKATHALHLGGGLHHGFRGKASGFCIYNDSSVAIKYLQKKYDARVLYIDTDAHHGDGVQWSFYDDPTVCTLSIHETGRYLFPGTGNVNERGQGKGYGYSFNIPVDAFTEDESWLYAYTNAVREVADFFKPDVLLTQNGADSHYYDPLTHLSATVKIFREIPKLAHEIAHQYCNGRWIAVGGGGYDIWRVVPRAWALIWLEMTENSNCYGSLPEDWIKAWQEKAPVALPSEWDDPENLYPPIPRKPEITEKNAQTLENALYPIRNRKKSETKNES, from the coding sequence ATGAGAGACAATGCGGTCTTTGTATATTCTGAAGACTTGCTGAACTATAAATTCAGCAATCATCACCCTTTTAATCAATTTCGCTTAAAACTGACATTGGATTTATTAATAAAACTCAATGCAATAGATGAAAAACAGATCGTCCGTCCCCGTTCTGCAACCGAAGAAGAACTTCACTTGTTCCACTCCCCCGAATATGTCGACGCTGTGAAAAAAGCAGGGAAGGGGCTGCTTGATAAAAATATCGCTGAGAACTACGGGCTTGGCACTGAAGATACTCCAATCTTCCCAAATATGCATGAAGCAAGCTCCTTGCTTGTAGGAGGAACGTTAACTGCAGTCGACTACGTTATGGAAGGAAAAGCAACACATGCACTCCATCTTGGCGGCGGCCTCCATCATGGATTCAGGGGAAAAGCTTCGGGATTCTGTATTTATAATGATAGTTCTGTTGCGATTAAATATTTGCAGAAAAAATATGATGCACGGGTTCTCTATATTGATACAGATGCCCACCACGGGGATGGTGTGCAATGGTCATTTTACGATGACCCAACAGTCTGTACATTGTCAATACATGAAACAGGGCGTTATCTCTTTCCAGGAACAGGAAATGTAAATGAAAGGGGGCAGGGAAAAGGATACGGGTACTCTTTTAACATTCCGGTGGACGCATTTACAGAAGACGAATCATGGCTCTATGCTTATACAAATGCTGTCCGTGAAGTTGCAGATTTTTTTAAACCTGATGTACTTCTGACGCAAAATGGGGCAGACTCGCATTATTATGATCCGCTTACACATTTATCAGCTACGGTAAAAATTTTTCGGGAAATTCCGAAACTGGCACATGAAATTGCCCATCAATATTGTAACGGCCGATGGATCGCCGTAGGTGGCGGAGGCTATGATATTTGGCGAGTTGTTCCAAGAGCCTGGGCATTGATCTGGTTAGAAATGACAGAAAACTCCAATTGTTACGGCAGTTTGCCTGAGGATTGGATAAAAGCATGGCAGGAAAAAGCGCCGGTCGCTTTACCGTCCGAATGGGATGACCCTGAAAATCTGTATCCTCCCATCCCCCGTAAGCCAGAAATTACAGAAAAAAATGCTCAAACGCTTGAAAATGCGCTTTATCCTATCCGCAACCGAAAAAAATCCGAGACAAAAAATGAATCATAG
- the ccpA gene encoding catabolite control protein A, which produces MNVTIYDVAREANVSMATVSRVVNGNPNVKPATRKKVMEVIERLGYRPNAVARGLASKKTTTVGVIIPDISSTFFAELTRGIEDIATMYKYNIILSNSDQNKEKELHLLNTMLGKQVDGIVFMSGNITSEHVEEFEKSPVPIVLAGSIEETEKIPSVNIDYDQAVYDVVQSFIEKGHKEIAFVIGPLHEPINKEKKLAGYKRALENSGIPYREEFIIEGDYTYDSGIEAIEKLLEMDSKPTAIFVGSDEMALGVIHGAEDKGYKIPDDFEVVSSDNTRLTLMVRPQLTTIVQPLYDIGAVAMRLLTKLMNKEEVSEQIVILPHRIEFRNSTK; this is translated from the coding sequence ATGAATGTAACAATATACGATGTTGCAAGAGAAGCAAATGTATCAATGGCAACAGTTTCACGGGTCGTTAACGGGAACCCGAATGTTAAACCTGCCACAAGAAAGAAAGTCATGGAAGTCATTGAACGGCTCGGCTATCGTCCAAATGCTGTGGCAAGGGGATTGGCCAGTAAAAAGACGACAACTGTCGGTGTAATCATCCCGGATATTTCAAGCACATTTTTTGCTGAGCTTACAAGAGGTATCGAAGATATTGCCACCATGTATAAATACAATATTATTTTGAGCAACTCTGACCAAAACAAAGAAAAGGAATTGCATTTGCTTAATACGATGCTTGGAAAACAGGTGGATGGAATTGTCTTTATGAGTGGAAATATCACTTCCGAGCATGTCGAAGAGTTTGAAAAATCCCCTGTACCAATTGTATTGGCAGGTTCAATTGAAGAAACGGAAAAAATTCCATCAGTAAATATTGATTACGATCAAGCAGTTTATGATGTTGTTCAATCTTTTATTGAAAAAGGCCATAAGGAGATTGCTTTTGTCATCGGTCCTCTTCATGAGCCAATCAATAAGGAGAAAAAGCTTGCAGGATACAAACGGGCACTTGAAAATTCCGGAATCCCATATCGTGAAGAATTTATTATTGAGGGCGATTACACTTATGATTCGGGCATTGAAGCGATAGAAAAATTGCTTGAAATGGATTCAAAACCGACTGCAATTTTTGTCGGTTCCGATGAAATGGCACTTGGAGTTATTCACGGAGCCGAGGATAAAGGCTATAAAATCCCCGATGATTTCGAAGTGGTCAGTTCTGATAATACGAGATTAACATTAATGGTAAGGCCTCAGCTTACAACAATTGTCCAGCCATTGTATGATATTGGAGCGGTTGCAATGCGGCTTTTAACAAAGCTGATGAATAAAGAAGAGGTATCAGAGCAAATTGTCATACTGCCGCATCGAATTGAATTCCGGAACTCAACAAAATAA